Within Pseudomonas sp. LBUM920, the genomic segment CGTTTTGGGGCGGGTCATCGCGGTGACGGTCAAGGCATCTGCGGCCGTTCCTGAGGGCGCAGGTCGAACACCAGCACCTCGGCATCCTCGCCGTGGCTCAGGTTGATCTGCCGTTCATCCCGCACGCGGGCACCGTCGCCTTCCTGCAAGCGCTGGCCGTTGACTTCAACGCTGCCGCGGGCCACATGGATGTACACATGGCGATCCGGCGGCACGTCCAGCGTCGCGGCTTCGTCGCCGTCGAACAGCCCGGCATACACCCGCGCATCCTGGCGCACATTCAGCGAACCCTCGGCACCTTCCGGCGAGATGATCAATTGCAAGCGCCCACGTTTCTGCGCCTCGCTGAAGTGTTCCTGTTGATAGCGCGGCTCGGCGCCGACCACATTCGGCACGATCCAGATCTGCAGGAAGTGCACGCCCTGGCGTTGGCTATGGTTGAACTCACTGTGCGCCACGCC encodes:
- a CDS encoding pirin family protein, encoding MLTLRKASDRGAANHGWLKSFHTFSFANYWNPAEQGFSDLLVINDDRVAAGKGFGQHPHRDMEIFSYVLEGALEHKDTLGTGSVIRPGDVQLMSAGSGVAHSEFNHSQRQGVHFLQIWIVPNVVGAEPRYQQEHFSEAQKRGRLQLIISPEGAEGSLNVRQDARVYAGLFDGDEAATLDVPPDRHVYIHVARGSVEVNGQRLQEGDGARVRDERQINLSHGEDAEVLVFDLRPQERPQMP